In Tribolium castaneum strain GA2 chromosome 4, icTriCast1.1, whole genome shotgun sequence, one DNA window encodes the following:
- the CycK gene encoding cyclin-K → MTGWYYDKKELRNTPSAQDGIDYDTEMRYRKEGARFIINTGAKMDLGYNTTATGVVYFHRFYMFHSFRQFPRYVTACCCLFLAGKVEETPKKCKDIIKTARGLLSDQKFATFGDDPKEEVMTLERILLQTIKFDLQVEHPYSYLLKYAKCLKGDKNKLQKMVQMAWTFVNDSLCTTLALQWEPEIIAVALMYLAGKLSQFEVVDWVGRTPKHLRWWDMFVEDITMDLLEDICHQVLDLYSQPSTSPAPDSPPLPPRPTTASRKSTNGQEKLEIPEMIPPINTKIPPPPDVPQYPYQTFTGAPPPVAAYPAPPYAAPLPAPPGPHLAAPPPGPPPHLNAPPAVFPPYVTHPPPFPPMGPPAGPYYQLTPPPGQHPPRPY, encoded by the exons ATGACGGGGTGGTATTACGACAAGAAAGAGTTACGAAATACACCCTCGGCCCAGGATGGTATTGATTACGACACCGAAATGCGTTACCGCAAAGaag GGGCTCGCTTTATTATCAATACTGGGGCCAAAATGGACCTCGGTTATAACACAACAGCGACTGGAGTTGTGTATTTTCACCGTTTTTACATGTTCCATTCGTTCCGCCAATTTCCCCGGTACGTAACAGCTTGCTGTTGCTTATTCCTGGCTGGGAAAGTTGAAGAAACgcccaaaaaatgcaaagacATTATAAAAACTGCACGTGGGTTGTTGTCAGATCAGAAATTTGCGACTTTCGGCGACGATCCGAAAGaagaa gtAATGACTTTGGAACGCATTCTGTTACAAACAATCAAGTTTGATTTACAAGTCGAGCACCCTTACAGCTACTTGTTAAAATACGCCAAGTGCCTAAAAGGCGACAAAAACAAACTGCAAAAAATGGTCCAAATGGCTTGGACTTTCGTCAACGACAGTCTTTGCACAACCCTAGCCCTGCAATGGGAACCCGAAATAATCGCAGTGGCCCTCATGTACCTCGCTGGCAAGCTCAGCCAGTTCGAGGTGGTCGACTGGGTGGGGCGCACGCCCAAACACCTCCGCTGGTGGGACATGTTCGTCGAAGACATCACCATGGACCTCCTCGAAGACATCTGCCACCAAGTCCTCGACTTGTACTCGCAACCCAGCACTAGTCCCGCCCCAGACAGCCCCCCGCTGCCCCCAAGACCCACCACCGCCAGCCGCAAGTCGACCAATGGCCAGGAAAAACTCGAAATCCCCGAAATGATACCTCCCATTAATACGAAAATTCCGCCGCCTCCGGACGTCCCCCAGTACCCTTACCAGACGTTCACGGGAGCCCCGCCCCCAGTGGCCGCCTATCCGGCGCCGCCGTACGCAGCACCGCTCCCGGCTCCGCCAGGACCACATTTAGCAGCGCCGCCCCCAGGGCCACCGCCACATTTGAATGCTCCACCGGCTGTCTTTCCGCCGTATGTCACGCATCCGCCACCTTTTCCGCCGATGGGGCCACCGGCTGGGCCGTATTATCAGTTGACGCCGCCCCCAGGACAACACCCCCCAAGACCCTACTAG
- the LOC100142342 gene encoding BRISC complex subunit Abraxas 2, giving the protein MTETLSLIFSGPAFSFLLRDNTKSEYCQVGFLLGELVEKETKTITDNDLRQVHISREIRFNGSLSWPEPFYFHNQAGKLPVEKIKSFLGDLTPRVLGWYRYKPASGFDFTFRDRILHKQFIDLFSAPPEFFTCCLLIKESSENRSTHSWRQTFVRYRNNELEYLRFRIENLSDPNNTYKTPNPVSQTFVKIISEVKSEVEDSSGNSMISRVQNAVQKHTSGLIDQLAEAEKRLFELEKEHKRLKAQRDRMLEAQANDKGTDGCVNMGPEPTNTTGNLKETPKGTEQNNTNLSDSPKGARGRGGRSNTGAPGKRGRRPGNTPEKGCHEMITRHKKS; this is encoded by the exons ATGACTGAGACGCTTTCACTGATTTTTTCGGGCCCCGCATTTTCATTCCTCCTGCGTGACAATACGAAGAGTGAATATTGTCAA GTGGGGTTTTTGTTAGGCGAACTCGTCGAGAAGGAGACAAAAACAATCACCGATAACGACTTGAGACAAGTCCACATTTCGCGAGAAATCCGTTTCAATGGGTCCCTCTCCTGGCCTGAACCTTTCTACTTTCACAACCAAGCTGGTAAATTACCAGTGGAAAAAATCAAGAGTTTTCTTGGCGATTTAACCCCGCGTGTCTTGGGGTGGTACAGGTACAAACCTGCATCTGGCTTTGATTTCACATTTCGCGACCGTATTTTGCACAAGCAGTTTATTGATCTATTCAGCGCGCCTCCAGAGTTCTTTACTTGTTGCCTGTTGATTAAGGAAAGCTCTGAGAATAGGTCTACGCATTCGTGGAGACAGACTTTTGTGCGTTATCGTAATAATGAGTTGGAATATTTGCGCTTCCGCATTGAGAATTTGAGTGATCCTAACAATACATACAAAACCCCCAACCCCGTATCCCAAACTTTCGTGAAGATTATTAGTGAAGTGAAAAGTGAGGTGGAGGACTCTTCAGGGAATAGTATGATATCAAGGGTTCAAAACGCTGTACAGAAACATACGTCAGGTCTCATTGACCAGCTAGCTGAAGCTGAAAAGCGACTATTTGAGTTGGAAAAAGAACATAAAAGGCTGAAAGCACAGCGAGACAGAATGTTGGAGGCCCAAGCCAACGATAAAGGGACAGATGGATGCGTAAATATGGGCCCTGAACCAACCAACACCACtggaaatttaaaagaaacaCCGAAAGGCACAGAGCAGAATAATACCAACTTGAGTGATTCCCCAAAAGGGGCAAGAGGTAGAGGTGGAAGAAGCAATACCGGCGCCCCAGGTAAACGTGGAAGAAGGCCTGGCAACACCCCAGAAAAGGGATGCCACGAAATGATAACGAGACATAAGAAAAGCTAA